A genomic region of Drosophila kikkawai strain 14028-0561.14 chromosome X, DkikHiC1v2, whole genome shotgun sequence contains the following coding sequences:
- the LOC108079982 gene encoding uncharacterized protein produces MTRNAAVSGDEPDEEQTAGSTDQPLEGDGHQVMATQPGAGQDLEAGLLTGEQAISPQLTQQRRQRQRPRKKETMTRRPTKSSSSSSSTSQRRAAKDVDADTDSSSCEGGTKRSTRVSYAQRNLKELGPEEEQEEQKEDEGEDEDDYDDEEEEEDLGDGADEEGEEEEESYDDYEQSSRTEERRRRRPPVQSALSVRSRRSKTKSRQISYASEDLELGHEGQYPMETSDQSQDKRRCISKGQMREFREAFRLFDKDGDGCITKEELGTVMRSLGQFARVEELQEMLQEIDVDGDGNVSFEEFVDILSNMTYEDKSGLSSADQEERELRDAFRVFDKHNRGYITASDLRAVLQCLGEDLDEEDIEDMIKEVDVDGDGRIDFYEFVHALGEPEDSQENDDEEENTTSPLPTPKSAISLTYD; encoded by the exons ATG ACGAGAAACGCGGCAGTGAGTGGCGATGAACCCGACGAGGAGCAAACGGCTGGCTCCACTGATCAGCCGCTGGAGGGCGATGGCCACCAGGTGATGGCCACCCAGCCAGGAGCTGGCCAGGACCTAGAGGCTGGATTACTAACCGGGGAACAGGCAATATCACCACAATTGACACAGCAGCGCCGACAAAGGCAGAGGCCGCGCAAGAAAGAAACAATGACGAGGCGACCAACcaagtcatcatcatcatcatcatcaacatcacAACGAAGAGCTGCCAAGGATGTGGATGCGGATACCGATTCCAGCTCTTGCGAGGGCGGCACAAAGAGAAGCACGCGGGTTAGCTATGCCCAAAGAAATCTCAAGGAACTGGGAccagaggaggagcaggaggagcagaaggaggACGAAGGCGAAGACGAAGATGACTacgatgatgaggaggaggaggaggatttGGGAGACGGTGCTGATGAAGagggcgaggaggaggaggagtcctACGACGACTACGAGCAGTCCTCGAGGACAGAAgaacgccgccgccgccgtccgCCCGTTCAAAGCGCCTTAAGTGTCCGGAGTAGGCGTAGCAAGACGAAAAGCCGCCAGATCTCCTATGCCTCGGAGGATCTAGAGCTGGGCCATGAGGGTCAATATCCAATGGAGACCAGTGACCAGTCGCAGGATAAGCGACGCTGCATTTCCAAGGGACAAATGCGAGAGTTTCGTGAGGCCTTTCGGCTCTTTGACAAGGACGGTGATGGTTGCATCACCAAGGAGGAGCTGGGCACAGTGATGCGATCTTTGGGACAGTTTGCCAGGGTGGAGGAGCTGCAGGAAATGCTGCAGGAGATTGATGTGGATG GCGATGGCAACGTTAGCTTTGAGGAATTCGTGGACATTCTGTCCAACATGACGTACGAGGACAAGTCGGGGTTGTCCTCTGCTGATCAAGAGGAGCGGGAACTGCGGGATGCCTTCCGGGTGTTTGACAAGCATAATCGGGGGTATATAACGGCCTCCGATTTGCGAGCGGTGCTGCAGTGCCTCGGCGAGGACCTTGACGAGGAGGACA TTGAGGACATGATCAAGGAGGTGGATGTGGATGGCGATGGACGCATCGATTTCTACGAGTTTGTCCATGCTTTGGGCGAGCCAGAGGACTCGCAGGAGaacgatgacgaggaggagaaTACCACATCGCCGCTGCCCACACCAAAGTCGGCCATATCTCTCACCTACGATTGA
- the LOC138929258 gene encoding anti-sigma-I factor RsgI2 isoform X2: MATYSLPPRIFYELKAAFDSMPPLRPPYDVSLNPAAKPVNKPTDKLEEKSTDKPGDKPTDKPTDKPGEKRTDKPGDKPTDKPTDKPTDKPGDKLGNKRTDKPVRKSARKPAAKPAAKPADKPMDNPARKPAPQPACKPASKPARKPVPRPAPKPASKPARKSARKPAPEKNKFPHLDHHYNFKPMSRQLQKQYFLKSKTSGLKIPKLRIKQEELLLEPSPESLSKGKKQYYPEPIGYNDDEAADVDVVGFTESDYEGASVTDSEDSQNSFENRKNTDDAAINGIIHPDPFTLEAEGIDYIYDGFLYDTENVDDPDTDEEVNLMVNYQPPVNPSYEIMRIVHSNISRLMALELIMGYL, translated from the exons ATGGCTACTTATAGTTTGCCCCCAAGGATTTTTTACGAACTCAAAGCCGCGTTCGATAGCATGCCACCATTAAGGCCTCCTTATGATGTATCCTTGAATCCTGCGGCTAAACCTGTGAATAAACCTACAGATAAACTTGAGGAAAAAAGTACGGATAAACCTGGGGATAAACCTACGGATAAACCTACAGATAAACCTGGGGAAAAACGTACGGATAAACCTGGGGATAAACCTACGGATAAACCTACGGATAAACCTACAGATAAACCTGGAGATAAACTTGGGAATAAACGTACGGATAAACCTGTTCGTAAATCTGCTCGTAAACCTGCGGCTAAACCTGCGGCTAAACCTGCGGATAAACCTATGGATAACCCTGCTCGCAAACCTGCTCCTCAACCTGCTTGTAAACCTGCTTCTAAACCTGCTCGTAAACCTGTTCCTAGACCTGCTCCTAAACCTGCTTCCAAACCTGCTCGTAAATCTGCACGTAAACCTGCTCCCGAAAAGAACAAGTTTCCGCATTTAGACCACCACTATAATTTTAAACCTATGTCTCGGCAACTGCAGAAACAGTATTTCCTAAAGTCAAAAACATCCGGACTAAAGATACCAAAATTGCGCATAAAGCAAGAAGAATTGCTCCTAGAGCCATCACCAGAATCACTTTCAAAgggaaaaaaacaatattatcCAGAGCCCATAGGCTACAATGATGATGAGGCTGCCGATGTTGATGTTGTGGGTTTTACCGAATCAGATTATGAAGGAGCAAGTGTCACGGATTCGGAAGATTCACAAAATTCCTTTGAAAACCGCAAAAACACTGATGATGCTGCCATTAATGGTATTATCCATCCGGATCCTTTTACCCTCGAGGCGGAGGGCATTGATTATATCTATGACGGTTTCCTGTATGATACGGAAAACGTAGATGATCCTGATACCGACGAGGAGGTGAATCTGATGGTTAACTATCAGCCTCCAGTTAATCCCAGTTATGAGATTATGCGTATTGTTCATTCCAACATT AGTCGCCTTATGGCTTTGGAGCTTATTATGGGATATCTTTAA
- the LOC138929258 gene encoding anti-sigma-I factor RsgI2 isoform X1: MTTAPHGPIQQHLDRLNISMATYSLPPRIFYELKAAFDSMPPLRPPYDVSLNPAAKPVNKPTDKLEEKSTDKPGDKPTDKPTDKPGEKRTDKPGDKPTDKPTDKPTDKPGDKLGNKRTDKPVRKSARKPAAKPAAKPADKPMDNPARKPAPQPACKPASKPARKPVPRPAPKPASKPARKSARKPAPEKNKFPHLDHHYNFKPMSRQLQKQYFLKSKTSGLKIPKLRIKQEELLLEPSPESLSKGKKQYYPEPIGYNDDEAADVDVVGFTESDYEGASVTDSEDSQNSFENRKNTDDAAINGIIHPDPFTLEAEGIDYIYDGFLYDTENVDDPDTDEEVNLMVNYQPPVNPSYEIMRIVHSNISRLMALELIMGYL; this comes from the exons ATGACGACAGCTCCACACGGACCAATTCAACAGCATTTGGACAGACTTAACATCTC GATGGCTACTTATAGTTTGCCCCCAAGGATTTTTTACGAACTCAAAGCCGCGTTCGATAGCATGCCACCATTAAGGCCTCCTTATGATGTATCCTTGAATCCTGCGGCTAAACCTGTGAATAAACCTACAGATAAACTTGAGGAAAAAAGTACGGATAAACCTGGGGATAAACCTACGGATAAACCTACAGATAAACCTGGGGAAAAACGTACGGATAAACCTGGGGATAAACCTACGGATAAACCTACGGATAAACCTACAGATAAACCTGGAGATAAACTTGGGAATAAACGTACGGATAAACCTGTTCGTAAATCTGCTCGTAAACCTGCGGCTAAACCTGCGGCTAAACCTGCGGATAAACCTATGGATAACCCTGCTCGCAAACCTGCTCCTCAACCTGCTTGTAAACCTGCTTCTAAACCTGCTCGTAAACCTGTTCCTAGACCTGCTCCTAAACCTGCTTCCAAACCTGCTCGTAAATCTGCACGTAAACCTGCTCCCGAAAAGAACAAGTTTCCGCATTTAGACCACCACTATAATTTTAAACCTATGTCTCGGCAACTGCAGAAACAGTATTTCCTAAAGTCAAAAACATCCGGACTAAAGATACCAAAATTGCGCATAAAGCAAGAAGAATTGCTCCTAGAGCCATCACCAGAATCACTTTCAAAgggaaaaaaacaatattatcCAGAGCCCATAGGCTACAATGATGATGAGGCTGCCGATGTTGATGTTGTGGGTTTTACCGAATCAGATTATGAAGGAGCAAGTGTCACGGATTCGGAAGATTCACAAAATTCCTTTGAAAACCGCAAAAACACTGATGATGCTGCCATTAATGGTATTATCCATCCGGATCCTTTTACCCTCGAGGCGGAGGGCATTGATTATATCTATGACGGTTTCCTGTATGATACGGAAAACGTAGATGATCCTGATACCGACGAGGAGGTGAATCTGATGGTTAACTATCAGCCTCCAGTTAATCCCAGTTATGAGATTATGCGTATTGTTCATTCCAACATT AGTCGCCTTATGGCTTTGGAGCTTATTATGGGATATCTTTAA
- the LOC108080135 gene encoding gamma-butyrobetaine dioxygenase codes for MLTCRHLIGHLRRQASTAVARVLAPGYVEVQEDKGQTPLKYPQVWLRDNCQCPECFHAATRARKSHWERGPVNIKVAKVDYNQEHQKLEVIWQDQHKSSFDLAWLRERDFGEVARRRYLDEVYKPPAQLWGKTQFEAVRKEFNYQDVIQEDAKLQAWLEALAVQGFAILKGAPDDINVAKNLAERIGYIKRTTYGDVFEVKSKPNAGNYAYLMTPLPLHTDMPYYEYKAGINILHTLVQSASSGGANTLTDGFNVASEMQRLHPADFEILRSVPVNWFDIGHDGDALRPFHSIWRSPVICLDVEGRFARINQNTTKRDSRFTVPLEQAVAWYRAYDKFLELAHSEAVEFKTQAGDVFVFNNLRMLHGRTAYEDAPGNKRHLVGAYVDWDIIYSKLRTLKYPNAKD; via the exons ATGCTGACTTGTAGACACCTCATTGGCCACCTCCGCCGGCAGGCCAGCACAGCGGTAGCTCGTGTCCTGGCTCCCGGCTATGTGGAAGTCCAAGAAGACAAAGGCCAGACCCCCCTCAAGTATCCACAAGTCTGGCTGAGGGACAACTGTCAGTGCCCGGAGTGCTTCCATGCTGCCACCCGGGCCAGGAAAAGTCATTGGGAGCGAGGACCCGTAAACATAAAAGTGGCCAAAGTGGATTATAACCAGGAACACCAAAAACTAGAGGTTATCTGGCAGGACCAGCACAAGAGCTCCTTTGACCTGGCCTGGCTGAGGGAAAGGGATTTTGGTGAGGTGGCCAGGAGGCGGTACCTGGACGAGGTGTACAAGCCACCGGCACAGCTCTGGGGGAAAACCCAGTTTGAGGCTGTGCGAAAGGAGTTCAACTACCAGGATGTCATCCAGGAGGATGCAAAGCTGCAAGCCTGGCTGGAGGCTCTGGCAGTTCAGGGATTTGCCATACTCAAGGGAGCGCCCGATGACATCAATGTGGCCAAAAATCTGGCCGAAAGGATTGGCTATATCAAGAGGACCACTTATGG AGATGTCTTCGAGGTAAAGTCCAAACCGAATGCCGGTAACTATGCCTACCTGATGACTCCCCTGCCGCTGCACACGGACATGCCCTACTACGAATACAAGGCCGGCATCAATATACTCCACACCCTCGTCCAGTCGGCCTCATCGGGCGGCGCCAATACCCTCACCGATGGCTTCAATGTGGCCTCTGAGATGCAACGCCTGCATCCGGCAGACTTTGAGATCCTGCGCTCGGTGCCCGTCAACTGGTTTGACATTGGCCACGATGGCGATGCATTGCGACCCTTTCACAGCATCTGGCGGTCGCCGGTGATATGCCTGGATGTGGAGGGTCGGTTTGCCAGGATCAATCAGAATACCACCAAGCGGGACAGTAGGTTTACGGTGCCATTGGAGCAGGCTGTGGCCTGGTATCGGGCCTACGACAAGTTCTTGGAGCTGGCCCACTCGGAGGCGGTGGAGTTCAAGACGCAGGCCGGGGATGTGTTTGTGTTTAACAATCTGCGCATGCTGCACGGGCGGACGGCCTATGAGGATGCGCCGGGCAACAAGCGGCACTTGGTGGGGGCCTATGTCGATTGGGATATCATCTACTCCAAGCTGCGAACTCTCAAGTATCCCAATGCCAAGGATTAG
- the LOC108080108 gene encoding mitochondrial tRNA-specific 2-thiouridylase 1 has product MIRNVVVGISGGVDSAVAAHLLRERGLNVLGVFMRNWDELDEAGRCSGEEDLKDAEWACRRLGVELRQVNYVREYWTAVFSQFLDDYQQGLTPNPDILCNRHIKFDLFHKHALEHLGYDAVATGHYARNSLGNFLERASSGAPGTMEAARLLIPADTFKDQTFFLAGIPREALQRTMFPLGDLAKSQVKQLATKIGLQRLASKKESTGICFVGKRNFKEFIREYIHSRSGHFVDIDSGVTVGQHKGIHQWTVGQRCRLSSYLQPYFVAKKEAASNTIYVAAGHDHPALLSTRIHIDPPNWLCEESQERLLGKGSLRCRFRFQHTKPLVACSLRFAGNHFEVQLDAPLRAITPGQYAVFYDELACLGSARIIRAESLEIGEQDNEEVGNLKS; this is encoded by the exons atgatcCGCAACGTGGTGGTGGGCATCTCGGGCGGCGTGGACAGCGCCGTGGCCGCCCACCTGTTGCGGGAGCGTGGTCTCAATGTCCTGGGCGTCTTTATGCGCAACTGGGACGAGCTGGACGAGGCGGGACGGTGCAGCGGCGAGGAGGACCTGAAGGATGCGGAATGGGCTTGTCGGCGCCTGGGCGTGGAGCTGCGCCAGGTGAACTACGTGCGCGAGTACTGGACGGCGGTGTTTAGCCAGTTCCTGGACGATTATCAGCAGGGTTTAACCCCAAATCCGGACATCCTATGCAATCGTCACATCAAATTCGATCTGTTCCACAAGCACGCCCTGGAGCATCTGGGCTACGATGCCGTGGCCACGGGTCACTATGCCCGCAACAGTCTGGGTAACTTCCTGGAGCGTGCTTCCAGCGGAGCACCTGGCACCATGGAAGCCGCTCGTTTGCTCATACCCGCCGATACCTTTAAGGATCAGACCTTTTTCCTGGCTGGGATACCACGCGAGGCCCTGCAGCGCACCATGTTCCCGCTGGGAGATTTGGCCAAGAGCCAGGTCAAGCAGCTGGCCACCAAAATTGGACTGCAGCGACTGGCCAGCAAAAAGGAGAGCACCGGCATCTGTTTTGTGGGCAAGCGCAACTTCAAGGAGTTCATACGGGAG TACATACACTCCCGAAGCGGACACTTTGTGGACATTGACAGTGGTGTGACAGTGGGCCAGCACAAGGGCATACACCAGTGGACCGTGGGTCAGCGTTGTAGGCTCAGCTCTTACCTGCAGCCTTATTTTGTGGCCAAAAAGGAGGCAGCCAGCAATACCATCTATGTGGCGGCGGGACATGATCATCCTGCTCTCCTAAGCACCAGGATACACATTGATCCGCCAAATTGGTTGTGTGAGGAGTCTCAGGAGAGGCTTCTGGGGAAAGGCTCCCTGCGCTGTCGCTTTCGTTTCCAGCACACAAAGCCCCTGGTGGCATGCAGCCTACGGTTCGCTGGCAACCACTTTGAGGTCCAACTGGATGCTCCCCTGAGAGCCATTACACCGGGACAATATGCTGTCTTTTATGATGAACTGGCCTGCCTGGGATCAGCGCGCATTATTAGAGCTGAGTCTTTGGAAATTGGAGAGCAGGACAATGAGGAAGTGGGAAACCTCAAGAGCTGA
- the Rpp21 gene encoding uncharacterized protein Rpp21: MTKDKKRKLLAQRHVSSRMNFLFQASHLMAASHQAKLAAYYGKLCRNVGTKAVMHMAPALKRSLCRRCSLPLMPGVNTELRVAEENPTPQAGEETRTASNGEETPTASNGGEVEKTKKKRHRRLPKNRKKKVEKKEEPPANPNESQPEIPLNALFLECSLCQGRRSFTLDNQRECWLEQPQSLVQVLSLPGENAGQ; this comes from the exons ATGACCAAGGACAAGAAACGCAAATTGCTGGCCCAGCGGCACGTCTCCTCGCGCATGAACTTCCTGTTCCAGGCCTCGCATTTGATGGCGGCAAGCCATCAGGCCAAGCTGGCCGCCTACTATGGCAAACTGTGCCGCAATGTGGGCACCAAGGCGGTAATGCACAT GGCTCCCGCTTTGAAGCGCTCCCTGTGCCGCCGCTGCTCGCTGCCCCTGATGCCGGGCGTAAATACAGAGCTGCGAGTGGCGGAAGAGAACCCGACGCCGCAGGCTGGAGAAGAGACTCGCACTGCCAGCAATGGAGAAGAGACTCCCACTGCCAGCAATGGAGGAGAGGtagaaaaaaccaaaaagaagcgACACCGGAGACTCCCCAAGAACCGAAAGAAAAAGGTGGAAAAGAAGGAGGAACCGCCTGCAAATCCCAACGAATCTCAGCCAGAAATCCCACTCAACGCTCTGTTTTTGGAGTGCTCGCTGTGCCAAGGCCGGCGTAGCTTTACCCTGGACAATCAAAGAGAATGCTGGCTAGAGCAGCCGCAGTCCCTGGTGCAAGTACTCTCACTGCCAGGAGAGAACGCCGGCCAGTGA
- the Cdc45 gene encoding cell division control protein 45 homolog: MFVQDLRNDFYRQLVGKRILIVVNYDIDAICASRILQALFKYDHMLYTVVPIMGVTGLKRAYGEHQGDVKYVVLVNCGGCVDIVELLQPAEDVTFFICDSHRPLDVCNIYSDRQVCILGDPALEENIPGFETIFYDSDEEEDEDENEDEDEGGGSDREERNNDSGAGESDAEDHPQKPRHKLTRLERHEQRILKQRARRQWESERDRIMFEYTQFSYYGRSTALLIFELAWKLSKDNMDLLWWAIVGITEQLLLGKIESSAYTLELEQIQSHVSRLTNKTNDQNTMSASKISFENDLHLVLYRHWPVTESMRYSRYASCQLKLWTLRGEKRLHELLLEMGLPLVHARQTYGAMDLVLRKEFYSMVERLAEKYDIPDIVYGTFTLSYGYRSRFAAADYVYALLAIMESVKKHKTPEDCFLEASDALSRQHKQLLAAGIEQAKLLHAAVFRQVQSSLEARLVHSAGSFFYYVLQEEHTFFSYPYALALLARFLLRGHVATSRARQAPDLPLIATCPLDAAQGMCLLVGIAPVREDSPRNFFGKAFEQAAQKSGVLLLQDFFEPAVVQLRQSDLTRFLDALTVLLT; this comes from the exons ATGTTTGTCCAGGACCTGCGCAACGATTTCTACCGCCAGCTGGTGGGCAAGCGCATCCTCATCGTGGTCAACTACGACATTGATGCCATCTGCGCCAGCCGCATCCTGCAGGCGCTGTTCAAGTACGACCACATGCTCTACACGGTGGTGCCCATCATGGGCGTCACTGGCCTGAAACGGGCCTATGGAGAGCATCAGGGTGATGTCAAGTACGTGGTGCTGGTCAACTGCGGCGGCTGCGTGGATATTGTGGAGCTACTGCAGCCGGCCGAGGATGTTACCTTCTTCATTTGCGACTCGCATCGTCCGCTGGACGTTTGCAATATCTACAGCGACCGGCAGGTGTGCATCCTGGGCGATCCAGCGCTCGAGGAGAATATACCCGGCTTTGAGACCATATTCTATGACTCGGATGAGGAGGAAGACGAGGACGAaaatgaggatgaggatgaagGTGGCGGCTCCGATCGAGAGGAACGAAACAATGACAGTGGCGCCGGGGAATCAGATGCAGAGGATCATCCGCAAAAGCCGCGTCATAAGCTCACCCGCCTGGAGCGGCATGAGCAACGCATCTTGAAGCAGCGTGCCCGCCGTCAGTGGGAATCGGAGCGGGACAGAATCATGTTCGAGTACACACAGTTTAGCTACTATGGCCGCTCCACCGCCCTGCTAATCTTCGAGCTGGCCTGGAAGCTGTCCAAGGATAACATGGACCTGCTCTGGTGGGCCATTGTGGGCATCACCGAGCAGCTGCTCCTGGGCAAGATTGAGAGCAGCGCCTATAccctggagctggagcagatCCAGTCGCATGTCTCGCGCCTGACCAACAAGACCAACGATCAGAATACGATGAGTGCCTCCAAGATAAGCTTTGAGAATGATTTGCATTTGGTTTTGTACCGCCACTGGCCCGTCACGGAGTCCATGAG GTACTCACGGTATGCCAGCTGTCAGTTGAAACTGTGGACCCTGCGCGGCGAGAAGAGGCTGCACGAGCTGCTTTTGGAGATGGGCCTGCCCTTGGTCCATGCCCGCCAGACATACGGAGCCATGGATTTGGTGCTGCGCAAGGAATTCTACTCGATGGTGGAACGTCTGGCCGAGAAATATGATATTCCGGACATTGTTTATGGCACTTTTACGCTGAGCTATGGCTATCGAAGCCGGTTTGCGGCTGCGGACTATGTCTACGCTTTGCTGGCCATCATGGAGTCGGTGAAGAAGCACAAGACCCCGGAGGATTGCTTCCTGGAGGCCTCGGATGCCTTGAGTCGACAGCACAAGCAGCTTTTGGCCGCTGGCATTGAGCAGGCCAAGCTGCTGCATGCCGCCGTTTTTAGGCAGGTGCAGAGCAGCCTGGAGGCACGTTTGGTTCACTCTGCCGGATCCTTCTTTTACTATGTCCTGCAGGAGGAGCATACCTTCTTCTCATATCCCTATGCCTTGGCTTTGTTGGCGCGCTTTCTGTTGCGCGGTCACGTGGCCACAAGCAGGGCCAGGCAGGCGCCGGATCTGCCACTGATAGCCACATGTCCGCTGGACGCCGCCCAGGGCATGTGCCTGCTGGTGGGTATTGCACCGGTTAGGGAGGATTCGCCGCGTAACTTCTTTGGCAAGGCCTTTGAGCAGGCGGCCCAGAAGAGTGGggtcctgctgctgcaggacTTCTTTGAGCCAGCGGTGGTGCAGCTGCGTCAGAGTGATCTAACCCGTTTCCTGGACGCCCTCACAGTGCTGCTGACCTAG
- the LOC108074239 gene encoding uncharacterized protein, producing the protein MVGILRFVLRFCKNLLPSARNKTNHRGVSSGRVTSAKSRRRRANATTTTRCRNARNAAILTNMETETQVLDQVTQVTYGEILMEAGQSQDDDVIMEGDQSLPQGVPQSVVMEGDQSLNVENPQEVPRPTRRGSRKVQKKSKKVAQAKPQDISQDLHLDVSQDLHLDVSQDLHLDVPQDLHLDVSQDLPEGVPQGLPQYDSQDESQGVPQVVPPALVEIHSEPQPVEDRDQYRPRIQPRRDAAMENLDEIQLSDDDPPSDENDNAPNEYYEYNTDESDYDPSDDIQMEEPKPILTSILDYVEKFLE; encoded by the exons ATGGTCGGTATACTACGTTTTGTGTTGCGCTTCTGTAAAAACCTTTTACCATCGGCTCGGAACAAAACTAACCACCGCGGAGTGTCATCAGGCCGTGTTACTTCAGCCAAGTCGCGTCGCCGTCGTGCCAATGCCACTACCACTACTAGGTGCCGGAATGCAAGGAATGCAGCCATATTGACCAACATGGAAACAG AAACACAGGTTCTGGACCAAGTAACACAAGTGACTTATGGTGAAATTTTAATGGAGGCTGGACAGAGCCAAGATGATGATGTTATAATGGAGGGCGATCAATCTCTGCCCCAAGGTGTTCCCCAAAGCGTTGTGATGGAGGGCGATCAATCTCTGAATGTAGAAAACCCCCAAGAAGTGCCCAGGCCGACCCGGAGAGGGTCCCGAAAAGTGCAAAAGAAGTCAAAAAAAGTAGCACAGGCAAAGCCCCAAGACATATCCCAGGATCTTCACCTAGACGTATCCCAGGATCTTCACCTAGACGTATCCCAGGATCTTCACCTAGACGTTCCCCAGGATCTTCACCTAGACGTATCCCAGGATCTTCCTGAAGGCGTTCCCCAAGGCCTTCCCCAGTACGATTCCCAGGACGAGAGCCAAGGGGTACCACAGGTGGTGCCCCCGGCACTAGTAGAAATACATTCCGAGCCCCAGCCAGTTGAGGATCGAGATCAGTATCGGCCGAGAATCCAACCTAGAAGAGACGCAGCCATGGAGAATCTAGACGAGATCCAACTAAGCGATGATGACCCCCCGAGCGATGAAAACGATAACGCGCCCAATGAATACTATGAATACAATACCGATGAAAGCGATTATGACCCGAGCGATGACATCCAGATGGAGGAACCAAAACCAATCCTCACTAGCATCCTGGACTATGTGGAGAAGTTTCTAGAATGA